In Leptolyngbya iicbica LK, the genomic stretch TATTTACCCGTGACGTTCCCTTTTACGTCAGTTTCTGATTGATTCTGCGACGTATCTTTAGAAGAACTTTCAGCACTGATGTTTGCTTTGAACTGAATCGTCATATCATCAATGCGGATATAGGGGATAGGGACGATCGTTAGCAGTGGAACTTCTAAAGTAGCTTTCTTGAAAGTGACCTCTTTTGAGGTCGCATCTACACTCTTCTGCATGTAGCTGAAGTTGATCATCTGCACATCGGCAGTTGGGTTGCCATCTTCATCAAGCTTAAACGCAACAGACTTAATGAATTCGACAGATGACCTTGCTGCTTTTGCTTGAGCTTCGATCGCGGCAACTAAAGGACCACCGATAAGGTTCCCAAATGGGAGTGCGCCTAGCTGCTGAGTTGCCTCATCTTGAATGATAGCCATCGTTTTAGTCCTTTTTACTTACCATCGAGTAAATCAAGCCTTGTACAGCGTATTTTTTGCTTACAGAACTTAAGCTGACCGTTAGAGTAAATTAAGGACATTGGCGAAATCTTGCACCGGATTGCTGCTTTTGCACAAAATTGCTATGACTTAGAAAATTTTTTTGGAGTCACGCCCGTCAATCGCTTGAAGTGTCGATTGAGATGGCTCTGATGGGTGAAGCCGCAGGCAACAGCTACCTCTGAAATTCCCATCTTGCCGTCTTTTAGCAACCGCTTTGCCCGCTCTACCCGCTGTTGAATCACGTATTGATGAGGAGTCAAGCCCGTCGATCGCTTGAAGGATCGGCAAAAGTGATAGACGCTGAGTTGAGCGATCGCTGCTAGTTTGTCTAAACTCAATTCCTGGTCTAGATGGTCATTGATATAGTCAGTTACCCATTTCAGTTGCTTGGGAGACAAGCCACCCGAATGGTGAATAGGTTTATGGCTATGCGCAGAATAGTTTCTCAGTAGGTGAACCGCTAGAGCAGTTGCCATGGTCTCCGCATACAGCTTTCCGCCAGGGCGATGAGACTCTAGATCGGCTTTGAGCGCTAGCCCAATCTGCAGAATGAGGGGATCGTAGAGGGGTTCTTGGGGCAGTAACTCAACCTGATCAATGGCTAGCAATTCTGCGGCATCGCGAGTCAGTAACTCTGGCTTCAAACTGATAGCAAATCCTTCGTGCGGCCGATCCCATGCGCCCCAATGATTGTGTTGCATCGGCACAAGAGACATGCCGCCATGAAAGAGCATCTGCCGTTGTGTCTGACCATTGGCAATGCCGTCGATTTGCCAATCGAACTGGAAACCCTGTCCCAGGGTAACCGCGATCGCATAGTGATCAAAACAAAGCTTTGGGGTTTCTCCCGGCTGAGGGAGGTCATAACACTCCAAGCTGACACTGCTCCACTCTGTTTCATCACTCGCCAATGTAGCGGGTAGTGGAAGTTGGTCAGAATATCGTGGCGGAGAATCAAGCTCGTCATGAGGCTGGCTTTGCTCAGAGTCTGATGGCGAGTTCGAGAGCGATCGCGACATTCATGCACCTTCTTTTCTCCACCAGTCATTGGCCGTGGAGCATTTGATTCCTGAGAATCAATTATTTATCAATTATTGCCACAGACAATCTGTGTTGAGGAATTCAAAATGGTCGATTGCCTTCAAGGACAAATGCAAGATCTTTATGCAGAGCCAGCTAACTATGCATTCAAAGTCATATCTGCTATTTGCCCCCGCAGTTATACAGCAAATTTGATGGCTAATTCAGGGGCTTGGGAGTGTTAGCGGTCACAAGTGCTGGATAACATCCCCTGCGAAGGCTTTAATCCATGATCAATTTGCCTCAAGGCTGAATGGTCACGATCGCTCGCTGATATCGAGTCAATGCGGGCTCTCCCTGATCGGTCACTTCCAGAATGACGTGTACCGTTTCGGGTTCTTGCACCTCAGGGGCGGTAAAGCTGGCTTGTGGGCGATCGGCATTTTGCAGGGCGATGGGGTCGGGATAACTGCCCGCTTCTGCATAGATCCACCACTGATAGGTCAGATTGTCACCATCGGGGTCGCTGGTTTCAGCGGCATCCAAATTGATCGCGTCGCCACTGCGCACGGTGCGATCGAGCTCTCCGGCAATCACGGGCGCTGGCGGGTGGTTCACCGCGGCATAGTCACCTATGGCCCAGTCCATCCGTGCCGCAAAATCATTTTGGATTTGCGGTAGCCAGCGCCAGAGCGGTTTTAAGGCGTCGCCATCATCCTGGGCGTCGCGCCAAAAGTTGGGATGCTCCGGGTCTGATGGCACAAACCGTCCGCCCCAGCCGCCATAGGCCAGGTTTTCTGAGCTGCGCAGCCCCGTATCGATGAGATGGAAAAAGGCGGGGGAATCGCCCTCGCTAAAGTACGCTTGGGGATACGCCGCTCCCAAGGGGCCGTGCCCTTCCTTCACGTTGGTTCGCATCCACTCAGGGCTAAACATCGGATCGTCAGAGTAGGGATGCCCCTGATGGTCGTAGTTAATGGCGGTGAACTGATAGTTCAGCACCAGGGGCACCTCAGGAAATTCATCGCGAATCCACCAGATAGTCTCGTCCTGGTCGGAAATGGCGTAGATGCGGGCTTTGGCGATCGCCCGCTCAACTTCATCCACACTGTAAGATTCCCGCAGTCGCCAGAGTGCTTGGGCAATGGTGTTGGTGCCGCCCCAGGCTTGGAGCCAAACCGGGCGAGGATCGTCATCCAAAAGCACATCAATGATGTGCTGCGAGCCTGGTGTGTCATTTTCAGGCCCGACCTCGTGCAGTCTCTGCCGATCTTCGTTACCCAGCATAACGAGGGCTTGCAGATCAGCCGCCGCTGGATAACGCGGATCGTGCTGCAACAGATTGGGGCGAATTTGGGCGTATTTTTCAATCAAGTCGGTGATCCAGCCTGTGCCGTGGCCGTCCTGCTGCCACACGGAGTTCGTAGCGATGATGCCCTCGACGTCAAAGTCCGTGGTGTAAAGCAGAAAGCGGACAAACGAGCTGCGGTCATCCACTTCACCGTCTGTGGTGACAATGGTTCTGGGTTGCATGGTGGGATTGAGCGATCGCGGCGGGAGGTCGTTTTGTGCGGTTGCGCGACAACTCCCACCGAGGCTGATCAACCCCATCGCTGGTACGGCCAACAAGCGGCCCCAACGCCAACGGCGGGTGTCGATGATCGGGCGAGGTGGCCGCAGGCAACGTGACAGCAATCGACGAAGGCTTGATTGATCCAGCATGTCTGAACTCCTACTTGCTTGCTGTAACCGAATGCGTGGTAGACTCACCCGCACCGTTAGACGAGCACAATCTGTCTCGACCTGACCTGACCCATCCAGTCAAACCAACGAGACTGACTGACGTTGGCTCCCGCTCAACTGGGGCGTTGTTGGCTGGTTTCGAGTTGCGATCGCAGCATTTCCCAATCAGTGGCGGGGGCTTTGCAATACAGCCCTTCGCACACCATGCCAACGGCACTGGTCGGCAAGTCAGCATCCGCGAGAAAGACCGCAGTCGGCGTGTATTGAGCCACGAGAGCGGCAATCTTATCTGCCGAAGTTCTGACTAAGGTGGCGTGTCGGAACCAGTCCAAGGCCGTGAAGAGAGAGGGGCAAGCGCGGGGAATTTGCGCCATCACCGCGCCAAAGGCTTGCAGACCCTTTTCAGTCCGATCCAGATAAGTGAGGTCGCCCGTTAACAGCGACAGTTTCACCAAATTGGCGATCGCAATGCCGTTGGCAGCGGGCACAGCGCTGTCTTGATAGGTGCGTTCGCGCACGAGCAGTGAGTCGCTGGCATCCGACGCGGTGTTGTAATAGCCCGCCAGCTCATCACTCCACAGCCAATTGTCAAATTCAGTTTGAACGGCGATCGCTTTTTGCAACCAGTCCACCTGAGGGGCGGCATCGGGCCAGTGATACGCCGCTTGATGGAGATCCAGCAGCGCTTTGATCAACAGGGCATAATCTTCAGATTGCGCCAGCACGGAGGGTTGCCCCTCATAATTGAGGCGGTGCAGGCGACCGGCAACCCACTGCTGTTGCAAAATGAAGCTCGCTGCCTGGGTGGCCATGTCATAAGCAGGGAGATC encodes the following:
- a CDS encoding DUF2589 domain-containing protein, whose amino-acid sequence is MAIIQDEATQQLGALPFGNLIGGPLVAAIEAQAKAARSSVEFIKSVAFKLDEDGNPTADVQMINFSYMQKSVDATSKEVTFKKATLEVPLLTIVPIPYIRIDDMTIQFKANISAESSSKDTSQNQSETDVKGNVTGKYGWGPASVEASFSAGYSAKKDSTSARDSRYSVEYTMDIYIHAVNDSLPKGMESVLQLLSQSINSQADK
- a CDS encoding helix-turn-helix domain-containing protein codes for the protein MECYDLPQPGETPKLCFDHYAIAVTLGQGFQFDWQIDGIANGQTQRQMLFHGGMSLVPMQHNHWGAWDRPHEGFAISLKPELLTRDAAELLAIDQVELLPQEPLYDPLILQIGLALKADLESHRPGGKLYAETMATALAVHLLRNYSAHSHKPIHHSGGLSPKQLKWVTDYINDHLDQELSLDKLAAIAQLSVYHFCRSFKRSTGLTPHQYVIQQRVERAKRLLKDGKMGISEVAVACGFTHQSHLNRHFKRLTGVTPKKFSKS
- a CDS encoding DUF1593 domain-containing protein codes for the protein MLDQSSLRRLLSRCLRPPRPIIDTRRWRWGRLLAVPAMGLISLGGSCRATAQNDLPPRSLNPTMQPRTIVTTDGEVDDRSSFVRFLLYTTDFDVEGIIATNSVWQQDGHGTGWITDLIEKYAQIRPNLLQHDPRYPAAADLQALVMLGNEDRQRLHEVGPENDTPGSQHIIDVLLDDDPRPVWLQAWGGTNTIAQALWRLRESYSVDEVERAIAKARIYAISDQDETIWWIRDEFPEVPLVLNYQFTAINYDHQGHPYSDDPMFSPEWMRTNVKEGHGPLGAAYPQAYFSEGDSPAFFHLIDTGLRSSENLAYGGWGGRFVPSDPEHPNFWRDAQDDGDALKPLWRWLPQIQNDFAARMDWAIGDYAAVNHPPAPVIAGELDRTVRSGDAINLDAAETSDPDGDNLTYQWWIYAEAGSYPDPIALQNADRPQASFTAPEVQEPETVHVILEVTDQGEPALTRYQRAIVTIQP